A portion of the Oncorhynchus gorbuscha isolate QuinsamMale2020 ecotype Even-year linkage group LG19, OgorEven_v1.0, whole genome shotgun sequence genome contains these proteins:
- the LOC124006340 gene encoding secreted frizzled-related protein 2-like: MAQLIISLCVLVSICLASVLTKDSSPVQFAPESLSTSTVRSVCKPIPSTLSLCHGVGYREMRLPNLLGHDSLKEAQQQSAAWLPLVSKLCHRDTRKFLCSLFAPVCLPEGAVRPCRGLCEAVRDGCLPVMSAFGFPWPDMFNCTRFPRGTHLCIPTTTRDTERAQKEEGHEEASKGTVVCDACSLAAEGETDIQNNFCKSPYAFKLRIGSVSVVQGDRRVVPLARSRILRWEGGGAEKAEGVGGPWPTVPFGCRRGVPAPVLPWRRQMWGGRSPWQGCGTWALLTHRRAGWSSLGW; this comes from the exons ATGGCTCAGCTGATAATATCACTTTGCGTGTTGGTGTCTATATGTCTCGCCTCGGTTTTGACCAAAGACAGCAGCCCCGTTCAGTTTGCGCCGGAAAGTCTCAGTACCTCCACGGTTCGCTCGGTGTGTAAGCCCATCCCCAGCACACTTTCTCTGTGCCACGGCGTCGGTTACCGGGAGATGCGGCTTCCCAACCTGCTGGGGCACGACTCGTTAAAAGAAGCCCAGCAGCAGTCGGCCGCGTGGCTACCGTTGGTCTCCAAACTCTGCCACCGGGATACCAGGAAGTTCTTGTGCTCGCTCTTCGCCCCGGTGTGCTTACCGGAGGGGGCGGTGCGCCCCTGCCGTGGGCTGTGCGAGGCTGTGAGGGACGGTTGTCTTCCGGTGATGAGCGCTTTCGGGTTCCCGTGGCCCGACATGTTCAACTGTACCCGGTTCCCGCGCGGGACCCATCTCTGCATTCCCACCACGACCCGAGACACAGAGCGTGCGCAGAAGGAAGAGGGACACGAGGAGGCATCAAAGG GAACAGTGGTCTGTGATGCATGCAGTCTGGCTgctgagggggagacagacatcCAGAACAACTTCTGCAAGAGTCCATATG CCTTTAAACTGCGTATTGGAAGTGTTTCTGTAGTGCAGGGTGACCGCAGGGTCGTCCCTCTGGCCCGGAGTCGCATCCTGAGGTGGGAGGGTGGAGGCGCAGAGAAGGCCGAGGGCGTCGGGGGGCCATGGCCTACAGTGCCCTTTGGTTGCAGGAGGGGGGTACCTGCACCTGTCCTGCCCTGGAGGAGGCAGATGTGGGGGGGGAGGAGTCCCTGGCAGGGGTGTGGTACCTGGGCCTTGCTGACACACAGGAGGGCAGGCTGGTCCTCACTAGGCtggtga